DNA from Etheostoma spectabile isolate EspeVRDwgs_2016 chromosome 23, UIUC_Espe_1.0, whole genome shotgun sequence:
CGACTTGTTGTCCGAGCCCTCTCCACTGTGACAGAGTTTAACCTTATCAAATAGTCAATATGGTGCTGTTTGAAGAGATTCCCATGACCGGCGGGTTATTGACTTTGTTCTGCACCAATCCCGCTCTCgttcgtctgtctgtctgtttgtctgtttgtctgtctcttcctAAGAAATCCAATCAGTGGGGAAGGGTCTTGGGAACTCAGCtgcattattttgtgttttcttttaaaatcacATTTAGAGGAAGTGTTAAAAGACATCAGTGCACAGGACATCTTAAGTCTTAGGCATAGACATTTCAACTGCTCCAAACTAAATTTAAACAAACCTACGGCAATATTTAAGGAGTAATTCTATATTTAGAATATCTTTACCGCTTTACCTTGCAGCCCTTTAGAGGGAAAACTGAAGCCATTTTAGTCTCTCGTCATTTTACCTCGCAGAACACGGAAGTAGCTGGTCTACTGCAGCCTTGATCGAGTAGTTTGTgaatcagtttttttaatctgtgtaGCTACTTTCCccatccacagcaaaaactccAAACTATATCTTTAAGATCTTTAACTTGCGGTAAACAGTAGGAAAGATGCAAAAAGGTATGGCACAAAGGTCAAAATAAACAGAGGTCCAGttcagaaaaaggagagaattCTCAGAACCAAAAATCCTTAAAATcagaaaactttattattttaacgGCTGAGCTCTCGACACCCAGATCCTCCTTTTGTCTGCTTAATATCCCCTGTCACTTATTCTGTCATTGCCTGCACAGGCCGTCCGTGGAGATGACATCACCGTCAAGAGCTACAAGGTGGAGAGCCGCATCACGTCGCGCTTCGCCCACACCACCGTCAGGAGCTCGGTGGTCAACTCGGGCTCCAAAGCCCAGAGCATCGGCTTCAACGTCCAGATCCCCAAACGAGCTTTCATCACCAACTTCACCATGTGAGCCCAGTTTCACACAGtccaaacagccctttaaagagAGCTTGTAGAGTTTTAAAGAGCAAAAGGAATACAGGAATGTGGGTGAGCTGTTATGAAAAAGTGCTGTCTCTCAGAGAGAAAGTTACATTTGGagtgaaatgtgtttatttgtacatTATACATTGATTACATatacaaaaaaaggcaaacaataaAAGACGGGAAAAATCCCAAAGAgcataataggggctctttaacttttcattgtttttgttgcaggAATGTGAATGGGATCACATTTGTGGGCTCAGTGAAGGAGAAGACAGTGGCCAGGAACCTGTATGCCCAGGCCAGAGCCAGAGGCAAGGCGGCGGGCATTGTCAGGTACTGGACCAACGGCTTGGGGTTCAAACCTCCGTGGAGCTCAACAGCTTCACACAGACTGAAATGTGTCTGCTTTACAGGGCAAATTCCCAGGACATGGAGACGTTTAAGACAGAAGTCCATGTTCCTCCCGGCAGTAACATTGAGTTTGAGCTCCACTACCAGGAGATGATGTACAGGAAGCTGGGTTTCTACGAGCACTCCCTGTACCTGCAGCCTGGGAGGCTGGTGCCACAGTTCCAGGTGAGGATTTTTGCGGTTCTATAGGGGGGGAGGGGACCAAAGGGTGACCAGTGCCCCCTTCATATTAAAGCAaaactatgtaacttttcccgcTTCTGTCCCCCatcaggttgtctcattggaactacaacTCACGCTAAAAGTTACAAAGTGTTGCTTTAAGCCTCAACCCCCATCTGGCCCCTCCCCCTTACTTTGGCAAATGGAAAAAATGGACATTATTCATGTGAAGTGTTATATAAAATGTAGGTTAACACTGAATGAGTAGTCTTGTATTTATTGTTACAAGTGTATCATTAGTGTTTTGTATAACCAAACCTATGGTAAGTTTGTAGTATGTaacaatattaattaattaattaataaattaattcataTTTGGTACCCCTGAAAGCGCATGTTGCCCCAGCCTGGTCCCTCCATTTGAAATGGTTTTGAACCGCCACTGAGTACGTGTTCCTGCAATCGTCACTGACCCGGTTTCTCTTCAGGTGGATGTGTACATCTTTGAGCCGAAGGGAATTTCCACGGTGCAAACACCAAACAGCCTTGGAGAGCAGTTTGCAGGGATGATCAAAGTTACATCATCCAAAGAGAAGGTAAGACCGGAAAACACCCAGAGAACCAGAactctctctgttgttttagTGTTGTAACATTCAGAAATTAGAATTATAAAATCTGGATCTGCATTAAGGTACAAATGTGGCCGTGACATGATATTTGGACGGGAACCTGAATCCTTTCTGTGAATTCCTGTTGTATTTATTCTGAAGGCAAAGCCCTAATATTCCAACACACGGTTGCATTTTGAATATTTGACACAGATGTACCGCCCCCCTTCATATGCTCCGCCCCCCCAGattcacagacagacaaatgCTGCCTTCCCCCCTCCTGCCACTACCATCAACTGTTGCCAATTGTGTATTGGATTAACATCACTTATTGTACCTTTAAGATATAAAAAAtagctgttaaaaaaatgtaaaattatttaTGCCCTGTGTTCGTGTCTCCAGGCTCATGTCGTCTTCAAGCCTAACATCCAGCAGCAGAGAAAGTGTGACAACTGCACCGGAAGCGCAATAGACGGCGTCTTTACTGTCATGTATGATGTGACCAGGGACAGCAACGCCGGTGAACTACAGGTATCACACACTCACCCAGAACTGTTTAAAGCCTCGTTAACAAGCTTGTTTAAAATCACATACGACTAGATAGTTTGGAGATGATCACTAAAGCATTCACTGTTTCCTCCAGGTCTCAGATGGCCACTTTGTCCAATTCTTCGCTCCTTCCAACCTCTCGCCTCTTCCTAAAAACATTGTGTTTGTCCTTGACGTCAGTGGATCCATGTGGGGAGTCAAGATGAAGCAAGTAAGTGGTTTgctttagaagaagaaaagtatGGAGTGCTCAGAAGTTCAAACAAATCACAAAGGTCCAAGGCacccttctttaaaaaaaacttaaaatcctTTATTTAAATGTCTATTTCACATCAACATTATGGTACGTAAAAACGAGAACTGGGCCACAGCCCATGCAAAGTGGCACAGACATCCTTCTTCAGGGTGTTCTTTactttatatatctttttttcctctcttttagGTAGTTGGTTTAAGTTGAGATTTAGGCACTTTGACGCGTTATTATGGAACCTACGCAACTTTTaggcaagacccgcccttcgATAGCATTGATACGCTACTAgccaggcgtccatgcttaCCCAAGGTAACGGAAcccgatttgttcaggtccCATCCCCTGATCagtcggctatcctaaccttaaccacttgAGGTCAATGCCTAATGCATTTAAACCCAAACTTCCCTCACAGACAGTGGAGGCCATGCAGGCGATTCTGGATGACCTGACCATAGATGATCATTTCAGCGTCATCGACTTCAACCACAATGTGCGTTGCTGGAGCGAGGAGTTGGTCCCCGGCTCCTCCATTCAGATCGCAGATGCCAAGAAATACATCCAGAACATCAAACCCAACGGAGGTATAAGAGAACATTTTGATTGCTATAATTAACCTCCTAAACATGAACTGTCAAAGACTATATTGGGATTTCCTCTAAGGCTTAGTCTTTGCACCCAAGTCATTTTGGGCAGCACCTAAGCCGAATGATTGTAAAATCATTGTGAGCATTAAAACTGACTTAGTGACTTGATTAAATGactcagatctaatgattgttGTTGGTCCCCAGTAGACTTCCTTAGTAAGTTTTGTCTACAaatatctgctctagcttttccaacgttTCCGACACAGATACAGTAGTCTGTATCattttctgggattgttcaggtgccgctggacattcggccggatgtccctcattttggccGAATGTCCCTTCACCtcatgctttctttgtgttgtcatttgCTCTCCGATTAAGATTATGGCTAACTGCTCCTGcatatttgctttatttttaagCATTTTCTCGAGGGAGGACGCCTAAACTCCCCCCCCNNNNNNNNNNCCCCCAATCAAATACGTACACCTATGTCATCCACAAACCAAGGGTAAACACTGTATATTTTGCTGACCTTCGACCCCAGGTACCAACATCAACGAGGCACTGATGAGAGCAGTTCAGATGCTGTTGAGGGCATCCAGTCAGGGGCTCATCGACCCACGCTCCGTCTCCATGATCATCCTGGTGTCTGATGGAGACCCCACTGTGGGTAAGTAGGACTGGCGCTCCTTTTAAATGGGTTTTGTGTTAACAGAAGGAACTCAAAAAAGATACTTTTTGAAGGTGTGGAATCCATTTATGAGACCTAAATGTCTGATGTGTGGGTTTGCTGCAATGCTACACCCTTAATCTAAACATGCAtgctgtcttgtctagtttacTGTGTGACTGTAATAAATATTGACAACAAAgttacaaaagaaagaaaagggtttTAGGTTGGCTCTGTTGACCAAAGAAACTCTACTGTCAGGTTTAGCAGCTTATCTATCCACATAGAAAAAGAATGCATGGAAATGAAAGCGAAAAGAACATTAAGTGTTGTTTCTTTAGTCAGTAAGATGCTATGCTGATTCCTGCAGGTGAGATCAAGCTGAGCACCATCCAGAAGAATGTTAAGCGGGTGATGAGGGAGGagttttctctcttctctctgggCATCGGCTTCGACGTGGACTATGACTTTCTGGAACGTATCGCCATGGAGAACAGGGGCATGGCTCAGAGGATCTACGCCAACCATGACGCCGCCGAGCAGCTACGGGTACGATAACTTTACCTTAACACCTCAGCATCACTCAGATCTTTGTCTCTAGTTCCTCTCGAACAACAAAAAATCTTTCACAAACGTTATTTCCATGcatcatattttttatattatatttttaattgatAGAAAAGTGAATACATGCACACAGCAACACGGTAAATAGGCAGTGATATGCAGAAAAGCAATAACCAAGGCATATATCTCACATGCAACCATGACAAAACGGAAaccattttcattgttgattaatcgattgattattttcttgattacttgatcagttttttgtttttataaaatgtcagaaaatgttgatcagtgttccccaaagcccaagatgtgTTCAAGTAAGTGCAAAGTGATTTTGGATGTTTCACTATGACTTGCAGGAGAGCGGGGTTCAGTTTCCTGATGTTCTTAAAGGTTGACAGCATCTCCTTCATTTCCCTGCAGACCTTTTACAGCCaggtctcctctcctctgctgaGGAGGATCGCCATTCAGTTCCCAGAGGACTCGGTGTCAGACGTCACCCAGAACCGTTTCGATAAATTCTTCAGCGGCTCCGAGCTGGTGGTGGCCGGGAAGGTGCTGCCGTCCGATAGCAACACCCTGACCAGCTTCACCACCGCGTCTGCCGTGAGTGTAACGCACACAGCAAGCCATTTACAACCAGGGGCGTAGTAAACAATGTTGGGCCCTATAGAAAGGCATTCTCCCCATCCCGGCCTCCATAGCTATTCATTCTGCCATTTtctttgggccctcctcacatgagggccctgggtgcTCAATCCCCTTTTCAACCCCCAGTCAGACACCCCTGTTTACAACACGTTCACATGAACGCAAATCAGAACGTCGAGTGTTCAAGGCCGGGAGCCGGTACTACCAGTGTCCGCTCTGTCCCATCTCGTCCCGCAGGCCCGGCTGGACATCACTCTGGAGACAGAGGGGGACCACACGGAGCTGGACACGGAGCTGGCCAAGCAGCAGCACTCGTTCACTGGCTTCGCCAGACAAATGTGGGCCTACATCACCATCAAACAGCTGTTCTCAGAAAGGTGAGAAAGGCGCCGAATTCAGTGAgaaacaattttcaaaaattaagAAACAAAAACCTGTACTACTGAAGGAGGCTGTATGGTGCCGTTACACGTGGGTTGCTGCCCCTCAATTTTTAATGTACTAAGATTTCTAGACAAAATAACCacttaaataaatacatttgtttttgctagaagagtgccttggaccttttttctcttttgaacCTTTGCGTTCACCTTCCAATATGTACTCcatacttgttttcttttacttataaagaaacaaaaactttaATTGGAAATGAATGCAAATGAATTAAGTTTCTTAACATGAAAACATCACCtaaaactcaataaaaaagGCCTTTTATCACATTCAAGATACATTATTGTCATTACATGAACACAACAAAGGTACGTTGGTGGCGATTGGTGCAGCAGCAGTAAATCAGCATGTCTATCAGGAGTCATTGGTTTTTGTGGAATTGTGATGGTATTCGCATCATGGTCAGTATTTGACAGCTGTGGCATTGCTGTCCTGCAGGTCCCAGGCTCCCACGGCGGCCAAGAAGAGGAAGATCACCCAGCGGATCATGTCGCTGGCCGTGGAGCATCAGTTTGTCACTCCTCTCACCGCTCTGCTGGTGGAGAGCGAGGACGCCAAGGAGAGGCTGTTGGCCGACTCCCCGAAGGACCCCAAGCATGGCTGCTGCTCAGGTGCCTGACAGAAGATACACCCGTTACATGTTGATCAATGTCTAAACCGGATTTTCTTTGATTAagaattctgtttttttacaaacaacacacaaaacataaaattccCGCCACTTCGTCACCCACccagaaaaaaatcaagatgACACAGTAACTACAATATCCGAGACCATTGAACAAAGTAGACAATAAACCAattaacatatatataaaagacAATACCATCATTCCATTATTACAAGTCTTCACATTTCTGCTGTCCAAATGAATGGTTCTGAGCAAtctctaattaaaaaaattggctttttgtgattaacaatgttttttttttagcaac
Protein-coding regions in this window:
- the itih2 gene encoding inter-alpha-trypsin inhibitor heavy chain H2, with the translated sequence MRRLLLLLLPGLLLLQQGRCFEFVIDGEWEEETSDIREHRERHKRAILTSEEQEDFEAVRGDDITVKSYKVESRITSRFAHTTVRSSVVNSGSKAQSIGFNVQIPKRAFITNFTMNVNGITFVGSVKEKTVARNLYAQARARGKAAGIVRANSQDMETFKTEVHVPPGSNIEFELHYQEMMYRKLGFYEHSLYLQPGRLVPQFQVDVYIFEPKGISTVQTPNSLGEQFAGMIKVTSSKEKAHVVFKPNIQQQRKCDNCTGSAIDGVFTVMYDVTRDSNAGELQVSDGHFVQFFAPSNLSPLPKNIVFVLDVSGSMWGVKMKQTVEAMQAILDDLTIDDHFSVIDFNHNVRCWSEELVPGSSIQIADAKKYIQNIKPNGGTNINEALMRAVQMLLRASSQGLIDPRSVSMIILVSDGDPTVGEIKLSTIQKNVKRVMREEFSLFSLGIGFDVDYDFLERIAMENRGMAQRIYANHDAAEQLRTFYSQVSSPLLRRIAIQFPEDSVSDVTQNRFDKFFSGSELVVAGKVLPSDSNTLTSFTTASAARLDITLETEGDHTELDTELAKQQHSFTGFARQMWAYITIKQLFSERSQAPTAAKKRKITQRIMSLAVEHQFVTPLTALLVESEDAKERLLADSPKDPKHGCCSGVGIGGSPNGVTPVHVVYQPPPWVQMTTTAPPSQAAKGPEEWTLPQQVNLVDNDPHFIVHLPRSNMDVCFNIDSSPGHILNLVSDSGTGVVVNGQLIGSKQIHKSKLKTYFGTISVYYLPDGVSVTIGTDSIALNDGRRNHSFTWGATAEITQDGVRISIVKNSHVSIIINNNIQVMVLLHRVWKKHPVNVDFLGIYIPNDNQYSPLVHGLIGQFSREPDVSLFDVHEGLDPLKKEATMDVKGNKLLVTRGWQKDYRHDKKRGSNVYCWFIHNSGKGFIDGHYTDYIVPNLNSFLQTL